A stretch of Mustela nigripes isolate SB6536 chromosome 6, MUSNIG.SB6536, whole genome shotgun sequence DNA encodes these proteins:
- the KRT8 gene encoding keratin, type II cytoskeletal 8 yields MSVRVTQKSYKVSTSGPRAFSSRSYTSGPGSRISSSAFSRVGGSFRGGLNSSMSVVGGYGGGAGGMGGITAVSVNQSLLSPLKLEVDPNIQAVRTQEKEQIKTLNNKFASFIDKVRHLEQQNKVLETKWSLLQQQKTARSNIDNMFESYISNLRRQLDTLGQEKLKLEVELGNMQGLVEDFKNKYEEEIKERADMENEFVLIKKDVDEAYMNKVELESRLEGLTDEINFLRQLYEEEIRELQSQISDTSVVLSMDNSRSLDLDGIISEVKAQYEDIANRSRAEAETMYQIKYEELQTLAGKHGDDLRRTKTEISEMNRSISRLQAEIEALKNQRAALEAAIADAEQRGELAIKDANGKVAELEAALQRAKQDMARQLREYQELMNVKLALDIEIATYRKLLEGEESRLESGMQNMSIHTKTTSGFSGGLSSTYGALPSPSLNYGLSSFQSSFGPSGSFSRGSSSKAVVVKKIETRDGKLVSESSDVLSK; encoded by the exons ATGTCCGTCAGGGTGACCCAGAAGTCCTACAAGGTGTCCACCTCCGGCCCCCGGGCCTTCAGCAGCCGCTCCTACACCAGCGGGCCTGGCTCCCGCATCAGCTCGTCCGCCTTCTCCCGAGTGGGCGGCAGCTTCCGGGGGGGCCTGAACAGCAGCATGAGTGTGGTCGGGGGCTACGGCGGTGGGGCCGGGGGTATGGGGGGCATCACGGCCGTCTCAGTGAACCAGAGCCTGCTGAGCCCCCTTAAGCTGGAAGTGGATCCCAACATCCAAGCTGTGCGCACTCAGGAGAAGGAGCAGATCAAGACCCTCAACAACAAATTTGCCTCTTTCATCGACAAG GTGAGGCACCTGGAGCAGCAGAACAAAGTTCTGGAGACCAAGTGGAGCCTCCTACAGCAGCAGAAGACCGCGCGGAGCAACATAGACAACATGTTCGAGAGCTACATCAGCAACCTCCGGCGGCAGCTGGACACCCTGGGCCAGGAGAAGCTGAAGCTGGAGGTGGAGCTTGGCAACATGCAGGGGCTGGTGGAGGACTTCAAGAATAA ATATGAGGAGGAGATCAAAGAGCGTGCAGACATGGAGAATGAATTTGTCCTCATCAAGAAG GATGTGGACGAAGCTTATATGAACAAGGTAGAACTCGAGTCCCGCCTGGAAGGGCTGACCGATGAGATCAACTTCTTAAGGCAGCTGTATGAAGAG GAGATCCGTGAGCTGCAGTCCCAGATCTCGGACACGTCTGTGGTCCTATCCATGGACAACAGCCGCTCCCTGGACCTGGACGGCATCATCTCCGAGGTCAAGGCCCAGTATGAGGACATCGCCAACCGTAGCCGGGCTGAGGCTGAGACCATGTACCAGATCAAG TACGAGGAGCTGCAGACATTGGCTGGGAAGCACGGGGATGACCTCCGTCGCACGAAGACGGAGATTTCTGAGATGAATCGGAGCATCAGCCGACTCCAGGCTGAGATCGAGGCCCTCAAAAACCAG AGGGCTGCACTGGAGGCTGCCATTGCTGATGCTGAGCAGCGCGGGGAGCTGGCCATTAAGGATGCCAATGGCAAGGTGGCCGAGCTGGAGGCCGCCCTGCAGCGAGCCAAGCAGGACATGGCCCGGCAGCTGCGCGAGTACCAGGAGCTCATGAACGTCAAGTTGGCCCTGGACATTGAGATTGCCACCTACCGCAAGCTGCTGGAGGGCGAGGAGAGCCG GTTGGAGTCTGGGATGCAGAACATGAGTATCCATACTAAGACCACCAGCGGCTTTTCAG GTGGCCTGAGCTCGACCTATGGGGCCCTCCCAAGCCCTAGCCTCAACTATGGCCTGAGCTCCTTTCAGTCCAGCTTTGGCCCCTCCGGGTCCTTCAGCCGTGGCAGCTCCTCCAAGGCTGTGGTGGTGAAGAAGATTGAGACCCGTGACGGGAAGCTGGTGTCTGAGTCGTCTGATGTCCTGTCCAAGTGA